In Pyrodictium occultum, the genomic window CACCCCATGTAGCCATAGCTCGCGTTCGCAAGAACCTTGAGCGCCTTCTGGCGCTCATCGTAGAGCCTGTACTCGGGGCTGTCAGGCGGAAACTCCTTCATCTTCTCCTTTACCTGTCGGCGTAGCTTCAGTAGGTTCTCGAGCACGGTCTTGAAGAAGCCTGGCGGGGAGCGACGGAACCGGTGCCCGACCTCGGGGGCTACATAGCAGCCGCCGTACTTTGGGCACTCCGAGGGGTCGTCGACTATAGTGTCGGGGCCCACGTTGTACTTTATCATTATGCTCGGGTACATGGAACTGAAATCGAGCACCACAACATTCTCATGGACTCCCTTGAGAGGCTTTAACACTACTGCACCCTTGTAGCTCTCCCCCCTCCTCTCCACCCGGTTCGGCACCAGCTCGTTCATATCGTAGGCTGCACGCATGAGATACCACTCTAGGCGGAAGCCTACGCCCATAGCACCTACCTGGTCGAGAGGCACACCCGTAACAGTGGAGAGCTGTATGGCGAACGGTAGCATCTTTTCCGCGAGGCCGTAGGTAGCCCTCACATCGTCGAGCGCGTAGCGCTCTAGCAGCTGCCTCTTCTTCTCGTCATCCCAGTACTCGGGTATCCTCCACCACTCTATTATCACACGCTCGCTCTTCTTCATAACGCCTAGGTACTCCGCTACCTCCTCAAGCGTCTTCATCTTTATCTCCGGCATCTCCTCGGCATAGTCGTAGAGGTCCACGTTCAGCCTACCCTGCACCGAGACGTGGCCGTAGACGCTGGTGGTGGGCTCTGCCCCCACACGGCGTGTAACGTCGAGCTTAATCCCGAGCCTACGGGCGCGCTCCATTAGGTAGGGCCAGTCGAAGTGGTTACTGTTATAGCCCACTATTATGTCGGGGTCGAAGGCTCTCACGTACTCTACGAACTCCCTCAGAACCCTCCTGTCGTCATGGCCTTCAGCTTCTATGAGCCTCTCCTTGCCCTCGCTGTCCCTCAGCGACACTATTATCACTGGATCCCTTGCAGGGTTAGGGCTCCCCCTCCTGCTATACACCTCTATATCAAAAGCTACCAGCCTCATCGGGGGAAGGTCGATCCGCGTTATATCCGCTAGGGGCTCCGGGTCGCCAGCAACCTTGTAGACACGGTCAACACGGAAGCCTGGATTGCGGCCCGCATCCTCTACGGGGATCCGGTAAACCGTGAACGGGTAGAGCCTCTTATCTATCAGATATCTCATTGCAAACCTTATATCTGCCTCGAGGGAGTCCTCCACACCCTCTATCTTCTTCACCGCCTCGCGGTAGTGTCTAACAGACTCGGGTATCATAGTGGTAATCTTCACCGCCTTACGGGGCCTGCCGAAGTACCTCTTATCAAGAGGCTTGGCATCTATTATCGGACTCTTGACCACACTAAGCCTCCTTATGGAAGCTGCTATCTCCTCCACCATATCCTCATAGCCCCGGGCTATGAGGGCGTAGAAGTAGGGGCGGAAGCGGTGGTCTAGAAGCACGACACGTTTACCGTCAAGCGTTATCCCCCAGAGGATTACTACCGGCTCCTTCCCCAGTATCTCGTAGCTAGAGTCTAGCAGCACGAACTCTATAGTCTCTGTCATGGGCTGGCTCTGCCCTGGAGAATCTACCACCACCCGCCCCTACATAATCGTATATCATTGCCTGCCTCTGCCCGCTAACGCATGAGGACGGCTAGCCGTCTAGGCAGCAGGGCCTCTCCCCCAACAACGCCATGACCACAGCGTGCCGGCCCTCGCCATAGTAGTCGGGCACTATCATGACGGGCTTGAAGGAGCTTCTCGCATATAGGCTCTGCGCTGGATAGTTGCCGGCCTCCACCTCGAGCACGAAGGAGCTGTAGCCCCGAGAGCTGCAGACCTCTACTAGGCTCTGAAGCAGGGCCGTGCCAACACCCCTCCTGCGGCACCTCTTCTCCACAGCTATGGAGGCTATGTGGCAGGCGCCAGAGGAGAGAGGTATACCTATTATGTAGCCTGTGATCCTTCCCTCAGAGCCCTGGGACACGAGAAAGTATTCACCACCGCTGAGCCCGTAGAGCAGATCGAGATACCACCGTGGATAGGGCTGGTCGAACGACTCCGCCTCTATGCGGTAGACCTCGTCAAGCTCGTCGGGCTCCACCGGCCGGACTGTTTTACAACAGGTCATTCCGGCCTAGACACCATGGCTGAGAGGGGGGCTGGCGGGGAATGAAGATTCTCTCCAAGAATCTCAAACGGGGCTCGGTGAAGGTTGTGCCGGAGACGACTGACGACATCTGGGTGCTCCACACAGTCATCCAGCCGGGAGACCTGGTTAGGGCCCGCACTGTGCGCGAGGTGCACTTCGGCGAGAGGGGCTCGGGTAGGAGCAGCAGGGTGCCCATGACGCTCACCATTAGGGTTGAGAAGACGGAGTTCCAGGCGTTCACTACGAGGCTCCGTGTGAGAGGCGTGGTTGTCGAGGGGCCTGAGAAGTACGGTGTGCTAGGCAAGTACCATACCATGAGCATAGATGTTGGGAGGGAGCTCGAAATAGTAAAGCCCAAGGGCTGGCCGAGGTCGCTGCTAGAGAAGCTAGAGTCTAGAGGCCCGCAGCCCGCTGCCGTGATAGTTGCGGTGGATTACGACGAGTACGCTGTAGCGGTGGCGCGGGGCCAGGGGGTTAGGGTGGTGGCCGAGGGGAGCCTGCACCTGCCCGGGAAGGATGACCCCTCAAGGGAGGATGCTTTGAGGGAGTCTGTGGCCGTTATAGCTAAGACTGTGGCGGGCGTGGTGGAGCGCGAGAATCCCCTGCTAGTGGTGGTCGCTGGCCCAGGCTCGCTCAAGGATATTGTGGCCGAGAGGCTCCACCCCCTCCTGCCCTCGAGGGTGAAGCTCTACACGGACAACGTGTCCATGGGGGGCCACGCGGGGGTGTTGGAGGAGGTCCGGCGGGGGGTTATGAGGAGCGCGCTTAGAGAGGCTGCAGCAATTCAGGCCGAGAGGCTCATGGAGGAGTTCGAGAGGCTCCTGGCCAAGGAGCCATGTAGGGTCGCGTACACGCTCGACCAGGTGCTTGAGGCCGCCTCCATGGGCGCTGTGGAGAAGCTGCTGGTTCTCGACGAGATGCTGCACCACCCCGACCCGGAGGTCCGGAGGAGGGTCGATGAGCTGCTCAGGCTAGCCGATAGTACGAGGGCGGAGATACACTTCGTGAGCGCCGAGGCCCCTGCCGGAGCGCGGGTGAAGTCGCTAGGGGGAGTTGTCGCGATTCTCCGCTACGCTCTGCAGCTCGGAGGGAAGGCCTGCGCCTAGCACGGCGGGGTAGCGTTTCCTCAGCCTCGCGCCGGGGACCGCCACCCCGGGGTGGAGGAGCACCCTTCCCCCCAGCAGCTCGCCGTACCCCCGCCTAGCCAGCTCCAGCGCCGGGCCCACTGGCTCGGCCTCCACAACAGCCACCATACCCTCCGGCGTGACCTCCTCGTAGGGCCTAGCCGTGCGGAGGGCCTTACGGATAAGCCTTACACGCATCTGCACACTATCCTTGTAGACGGCAGGGCAGTAGTGGACGGTTATCCTCCTCGTATGGGCCGCCGCCCACTTCACTATCTCCATAGCCGCCTCCTGGCTGCCCTTGACCACGGGCCTCGAGTGGCTCGGCAGGTAGCCGCGCAGGATGAGCTGACGCACATTAGCCTCCGACACCTCGAGCTCGTTTAGGTTAATAAACTCTACCCCCATGTCATCAAGCCTCTTTATAAGCTTCTTGGTCTCCTCGACCCTGTCGGGGAGCACCGGTATCTCTACGCCAACCCGCACCCGCTCTAGAAGGTGGAGGGCGGCCTCTATGCGCTTCAAAACCCACTCTCCGACCACATGGAACCGTATCTCGTCTAGCCCGGCGCGCTCGAGCTCGAGCAGGGCCGATGAGGTGGCGTAGCGGCCGCTCGTGTAGAGGTGCACGTGGAATCCGTCGCCGAACACGTCCTTCAGGAGCCTTATGGCTCTGACAGTCCTGTCAAGCCTTACGAGCGGGTCCCCGCCGGTTATGCTGGCCCCGTCGGCCCCTATACGGTATGCCTCGAGAACTATGTCCTCGAGAGACTTAACCGGCTCCTCGTCTACGGTAATTACGTCGTGGTGGAGCTTTGCGGGGGAGACCGGGCAGTAGAAGCAGTTATCGTCACAGAGCCCGGTTATGAACACCACTATCTTTGAGCCCCTTACGCAGTATATGCAGCCGAGAGGGAGGGAGCCCACCAGGGAGTATACATCCTTGACCAGCTTGACTCTCCTCAAAGCCGTTCACACCAGCGGCGAACCTTTAGCCCGGAGGGCGCGGCGGAACAGGGGGTTCTCGCGTGCAAGCCTGCGGACAGCATCCTCTATGCTATCCCAGGGCTCAAGCTCGTGCTTGACAAACACACCCGTTCTACCGAGCGCGTCGCGGCGCGTGAGCACCCTGACCCTCTCCAGCACCGTGTCTACGCTAACCCCGACCACCCTAGCCACCTCGGCCTCGCGGCCTATAACGGGTGATTCTCTATGCCCCTCCGGTGTAGGCTCTATCAGCACTAGCCTCTTATTGACCCCGGGGACGCGTCTCCCGGCCACCAGCCCGGCATAGTCGAGGGCTCCGCCAAAGTAGTAGAACTCGTATTCTCTCTTAGACAGCTTAGCCAGGGGGAACGATACTACTCTCTTCTCGTAGGCGTCGAGCGCTATGTAGGCCTTAGGGGTGCTCTGAGGAGTGGCCTGGACTATAAGCTTATGCGATATACGCAGCCCCGCCCTCTCGAGCCCCAGCTCCACCATGTAGGAGGGCACCACCGAGGGTATGAAGACGTCGATATCACTATCCCTATGAACGTCGCCTCGTGCGATACTCCCGTGCACCAGGGGCGCCAGCCCAAGGCTAACGAGGGCCTCCATCACGCTCTTAGCCTCGCGGCGGAGGCTCTCAAGGAGCCTCCAGTGCTCCTCGGTATAGACTACGGCCCTGTACTCGCCCCGTCTCTCAACCTTCTCGCGGGGCATACTGCTACCCCTCGTGCATCTCCACGACTGCCGCGGGCACTGCGCAATGCAGCAGCTCCACGCAGCCCCGTTAGACGCCATGGCTTCCTAGCTACTTATAACTCCAAGGCGCGCCCCACCCAGGCCAGGGCCGCTGGCATGACTGCCGCCGGGGAGCTGCTGCTCTACTACCTAGCAGCATGGCTGGCAGCCACCCTAGTCCTATCCAGAGTACTGGGGGAAGGCTCTAGACTCACAGTCACCCCGTTGATGATCATGCTCCGTATACCCTCGGGCTTCAGCCCGTTCGAAAGGCTCCGAAGGTATAGGTGGCTGGGGCTGCTCTTTGACGCCGGCGTGCTGGCAGTGTTCGCACTCACAATAGAGTTCTACCGGGTTATGGTATCCAGGATAGCCGGAATGTTCGCCGGGCGCCCCCAGGGCGCCGCGCCGGTTGTGCCGCTAATACCTGGAGTAACTATAGGCCTGAAGACCTTCCTCTACCTGCTTCCAGGGCTCTCCGTGGCTATAATACTTCACGAGCTCTCACACGCCCTCGCGGCCAGGTACGAGGGTATAAGGGTAAAGTCGGCCGGCTTCCTCATAGCGCTCGGCATCCTACCCGCAGCCTTCGTGGAGCCCGACGAGGAGGAACTTACAAGGGCGCCTCTCCGAAGCAGGCTTAGGGTCTACGCGGCCGGTATCCTAGCCAACGTATTAATCTTCGCCCTTATAGCCGGGGTTAACGCGGGCCTGCAGCACGGCGGAACATACATAGTTATACTCCAGGTTAGCCCCGGCTCCTTCGCCGAGAAGGCTGGCATAAAGAGCGGCGACGTGTTCCAAGCAATAATAGTGAATGGCACAAAGTTCGATAAAGTGAGCAGCTTTATAGAGTACGTGAGTAGGCTGAGAGCGAGCAACGGCGGCACGCTGGCCAATGTGACGCTTGAGGTCGAGTTTGTGAAGCCGAGCGGCGCGAGAATACTTGTTGTGAAGCCCGCTGCACCACCCAATGTGCGGGACAGGGAGCGCTACGAGCATGTGGGCGTCTACCTGAGCGAGATACCCAGGACCCTACTAGGCCTAGGCATGAGCGCCGGCACTGCCTACACCCTCTGGACCGTTAGCATCCTCGCCGCCCTAGTGAACATAGGGCTAGCCGCGATTAACGCCGCGCCCCTCTTCATAACTGATGGCGCCCAGATAGTGAGGGACATAGCCGTTGAAAGGCTTGGCGAGAAGCGGGGGAGGCTAGTAGCATCAATAGTGTCGGGTATAACACTGAT contains:
- a CDS encoding nucleotidyltransferase domain-containing protein; protein product: MPREKVERRGEYRAVVYTEEHWRLLESLRREAKSVMEALVSLGLAPLVHGSIARGDVHRDSDIDVFIPSVVPSYMVELGLERAGLRISHKLIVQATPQSTPKAYIALDAYEKRVVSFPLAKLSKREYEFYYFGGALDYAGLVAGRRVPGVNKRLVLIEPTPEGHRESPVIGREAEVARVVGVSVDTVLERVRVLTRRDALGRTGVFVKHELEPWDSIEDAVRRLARENPLFRRALRAKGSPLV
- a CDS encoding DNA-directed DNA polymerase, which gives rise to MTETIEFVLLDSSYEILGKEPVVILWGITLDGKRVVLLDHRFRPYFYALIARGYEDMVEEIAASIRRLSVVKSPIIDAKPLDKRYFGRPRKAVKITTMIPESVRHYREAVKKIEGVEDSLEADIRFAMRYLIDKRLYPFTVYRIPVEDAGRNPGFRVDRVYKVAGDPEPLADITRIDLPPMRLVAFDIEVYSRRGSPNPARDPVIIVSLRDSEGKERLIEAEGHDDRRVLREFVEYVRAFDPDIIVGYNSNHFDWPYLMERARRLGIKLDVTRRVGAEPTTSVYGHVSVQGRLNVDLYDYAEEMPEIKMKTLEEVAEYLGVMKKSERVIIEWWRIPEYWDDEKKRQLLERYALDDVRATYGLAEKMLPFAIQLSTVTGVPLDQVGAMGVGFRLEWYLMRAAYDMNELVPNRVERRGESYKGAVVLKPLKGVHENVVVLDFSSMYPSIMIKYNVGPDTIVDDPSECPKYGGCYVAPEVGHRFRRSPPGFFKTVLENLLKLRRQVKEKMKEFPPDSPEYRLYDERQKALKVLANASYGYMGWSHARWYCKRCAEAVTAWGRNLILTAIEYARKLGLKVIYGDTDSLFVVYDKEKVEKLIEFVEKELGFEIKIDKIYKKVFFTEAKKRYVGLLEDGRIDIVGFEAVRGDWCELAKEVQEKAAEIVLNTGNVDKAISYIREVIKQLREGKVPITKLIIWKTLSKRIEEYEHDAPHVMAARRMKEAGYEVSPGDKVGYVIVKGSGSVSSRAYPYFMVDPSTIDVNYYIDHQIVPAALRILSYFGVTEKQLKAAATVQRSLFDFFASKK
- a CDS encoding mRNA surveillance protein pelota yields the protein MKILSKNLKRGSVKVVPETTDDIWVLHTVIQPGDLVRARTVREVHFGERGSGRSSRVPMTLTIRVEKTEFQAFTTRLRVRGVVVEGPEKYGVLGKYHTMSIDVGRELEIVKPKGWPRSLLEKLESRGPQPAAVIVAVDYDEYAVAVARGQGVRVVAEGSLHLPGKDDPSREDALRESVAVIAKTVAGVVERENPLLVVVAGPGSLKDIVAERLHPLLPSRVKLYTDNVSMGGHAGVLEEVRRGVMRSALREAAAIQAERLMEEFERLLAKEPCRVAYTLDQVLEAASMGAVEKLLVLDEMLHHPDPEVRRRVDELLRLADSTRAEIHFVSAEAPAGARVKSLGGVVAILRYALQLGGKACA
- a CDS encoding GNAT family N-acetyltransferase → MTCCKTVRPVEPDELDEVYRIEAESFDQPYPRWYLDLLYGLSGGEYFLVSQGSEGRITGYIIGIPLSSGACHIASIAVEKRCRRRGVGTALLQSLVEVCSSRGYSSFVLEVEAGNYPAQSLYARSSFKPVMIVPDYYGEGRHAVVMALLGERPCCLDG
- a CDS encoding site-2 protease family protein, which gives rise to MTAAGELLLYYLAAWLAATLVLSRVLGEGSRLTVTPLMIMLRIPSGFSPFERLRRYRWLGLLFDAGVLAVFALTIEFYRVMVSRIAGMFAGRPQGAAPVVPLIPGVTIGLKTFLYLLPGLSVAIILHELSHALAARYEGIRVKSAGFLIALGILPAAFVEPDEEELTRAPLRSRLRVYAAGILANVLIFALIAGVNAGLQHGGTYIVILQVSPGSFAEKAGIKSGDVFQAIIVNGTKFDKVSSFIEYVSRLRASNGGTLANVTLEVEFVKPSGARILVVKPAAPPNVRDRERYEHVGVYLSEIPRTLLGLGMSAGTAYTLWTVSILAALVNIGLAAINAAPLFITDGAQIVRDIAVERLGEKRGRLVASIVSGITLMMLLPNIQL
- a CDS encoding radical SAM protein; this encodes MRRVKLVKDVYSLVGSLPLGCIYCVRGSKIVVFITGLCDDNCFYCPVSPAKLHHDVITVDEEPVKSLEDIVLEAYRIGADGASITGGDPLVRLDRTVRAIRLLKDVFGDGFHVHLYTSGRYATSSALLELERAGLDEIRFHVVGEWVLKRIEAALHLLERVRVGVEIPVLPDRVEETKKLIKRLDDMGVEFINLNELEVSEANVRQLILRGYLPSHSRPVVKGSQEAAMEIVKWAAAHTRRITVHYCPAVYKDSVQMRVRLIRKALRTARPYEEVTPEGMVAVVEAEPVGPALELARRGYGELLGGRVLLHPGVAVPGARLRKRYPAVLGAGLPSELQSVAENRDNSP